The following proteins are co-located in the Rhea pennata isolate bPtePen1 chromosome 2, bPtePen1.pri, whole genome shotgun sequence genome:
- the ESRP1 gene encoding epithelial splicing regulatory protein 1: MTAAPDYLVLLFATTAGAGGARLGSDERELLRLLWQVVDLRRKELGPPHDVLVRPDRPELTAECQEATKVDAESLALAPPLEQALRQFNQSVSNELNIGVGTSFCFCTDGQLHIRQVLHPEASKKNILLPECFYSFFDLRKEFKKCCPGSPDISKLDVAAMTEYLNLDKSSPAFPYGASQVEDMGNIILTLISEPYNHRFSDPERVNYKFESGPCSKMELVDDNAVIRARGLPWQSSDQDIARFFKGLNIAKGGAALCLNAQGRRNGEALVRFVSEEHRDLALQRHKHHMGNRYIEVYKATGEDFLKIAGGTSNEVAQFLSKENQVIVRMRGLPFNVTAEEVLMFFGQHCPVTGGKEGVLFVTYPDSRPTGDAFVLFACEEYAQNALKKHKELLGKRYIELFRSTAAEVQQVLNRYSSAPLIPLPTPPILPVLPQQLVPPTSVRDCIRLRGLPYTATIEDILEFLGEFSTDIRTHGVHMVLNHQGRPSGDAFIQMKSAERAFLAAQKCHKKTMKDRYVEVFQCSAEEMNFVLMGGTLNRNGLSPPPCKLPCLSPPSYSFPTPAAVVPTEAALYQPSVLLNPRTLQPSTAYYPAGAQLFMNYTAYYPSMQQRMDLYTQMIRPGQCPKNGFAFKGPSS; this comes from the exons ATGACGGCGGCTCCTGACTACCTGGTGCTCCTCTTCGCGACcacggcgggcgccggcggggccaggctgggctcGGACGagcgggagctgctgcggcTCCTGTGGCAAGTGGTGGACCTGAGGCGCAAGGAG CTGGGGCCCCCGCACGACGTGCTGGTCCGGCCTGACCGCCCCGAGCTGACGGCCGAGTGCCAGGAGGCCACCAAGGTGGACGCGGAGAGCCTGGCGCTGGCCCCGCCGCTGGAGCAGGCGCTGAGACAG TTTAATCAGTCTGTGAGCAATGAGCTGAATATTGGTGTAGGtacttccttctgtttctgtaCTGATGGACAGCTGCACATCAGGCAAGTTCTGCATCCTGAAGCTTCCAAAAAG aatattttattgcCTGAATGCTTCTACTCCTTTTTTGACTTGCGAAAAGAGTTCAAGAAGTGTTGCCCTGGCTCACCTGACATTAGTAAACTTGATGTTGCAGCCATGACAGAAT ATTTAAATCTTGACAAGAGCAGCCCAGCATTTCCATACGGAGCCTCCCAAGTTGAAGATATGGGGAATATTATTTTAACACTAATATCTGAACCATACA ATCACAGGTTTTCAGATCCAGAAAGAGTGAATTACAAATTTGAAAGTGGGCCTTG CAGTAAGATGGAACTTGTGGATGATAATGCTGTAATCCGAGCAAGAGGATTACCATGGCAGTCATCTGACCAGGACATAGCCAGATTCTTCAAAGGCCTAAATATCGCCAA AGGAGGTGCTGCACTCTGTCTCAATGCCCAAGGTAGGAGGAATGGGGAGGCTCTTGTGAGGTTCGTAAGTGAAGAGCATAGAGATCTAGCGCTACAAAGACACAAGCACCACATGGGGAATCGATACATTGAG gTATACAAGGCAACAGGTGAAGACTTCCTTAAAATTGCAGGAG GCACTTCCAACGAGGTTGCACAGTTCTTAtcaaaagaaaaccaagtgATTGTCAGGATGCGAGGACTTCCCTTCAATGTGACAGCAGAAGAAGTGCTGATGTTCTTTGGCCAGCACTGCCCTGTGacaggaggaaaggagggagtCTTATTTGTCACGTACCCTGACAGCAGGCCAACAGGGGATGCATTTGTGTTGTTTGCCTGTGAGGAATATGCACAAAATGCGCTGAAAAAGCATAAGGAATTGCTGGGGAAAAGGTACATTGAACTCTTCAGGAGCACTGCAGCAGAAGTTCAGCAG GTGCTGAACAGGTATTCTTCCGCACCTCTCATTCCTCTCCCAACACCACCTATCCTTCCAGTATTACCTCAGCAGCTCGTGCCTCCCACGAGTGTCAGAGACTGCATACGTTTGCGTGGTCTTCCCTACACTGCCACTATTGAGGACATCCTGGAGTTCTTGGGGGAATTTTCTACAGATATCCGGACCCACGGAGTTCACATGGTACTAAATCACCAG GGACGTCCATCAGGAGATGCTTTTATTCAGATGAAATCTGCAGAACGAGCTTTTTTGGCTGCACAGAAGTGTCATAAGAAGACTATGAAGGACAGATATGTTGAAGTCTTTCAATGTTCTGCTGAGGAGATGAACTTTGTATTAATGGGGGGCACTTTAAATCGAAATGGCTTGTCCCCACCACCATGTAAGTTACCAT GCCTTTCACCCCCTTCCTACTCCTTTCCCACTCCTGCTGCAGTTGTGCCGACAGAAGCTGCCCTATATCAGCCATCTGTGCTCCTGAACCCACGAACGCTCCAGCCCTCCACAGCATACTACCCTGCTGGAGCACAGCTCTTCATGAACTACACTGCCTACTACCCCAG